The window GCGCTGATCAAGGGCTCGCTCCCCGGACCGGAACAGCGCCTCGTGCGCTTCCGCCCGGCGATCCGACCCGGAGACCAGCCGCGCCTCGATCCCGAGGTGCGCTACGTCTCCACCGCATCCAACCAGGGATAACATATGGAAGCAACAGTACGCAACCTGGACGGCGACGACGCGGGCTCGGTCGAGCTCCCGGCGGTCTTCGAGACTAACTACCGCCCGGACCTGATCGCCCGCGCCGTACGCGCCGCCCAGGCAAACCGAAAACAGGACTACGGTGCCGACGAGTTCGCCGGCCTCCGCACGCCGGCCGAATCGTTCGGCAGCGGCCGAGGGATGGCCCACGTCCCGCGACAGGACGGACGCGGTCGCCGCGTTCCCCAGACCGTCAAGGGACGCAAGGCCCACCCGCCGAAGGCCGAGAAGGACTGGACCGAATCGATCAACACGAAAGAGAAGAAGCTGGCCGTCCGCAGCGCGATCGCGGCGACGACCGACGAAGAGCTCGTCGCCGAGCGCGGCCACGAGTTCGACGACGACGCCGAGATTCCGGTCGTCGTCGACGACGAGTTCGAGGACCTCGTGAAGACGAAGGAGGTCGTCTCCTTCCTCGAGGCCGCCGGACTCGCCGACGACATCGAACGCGCCGACGAAGGCCGTAGCATCCGCTCGGGTCGCGGGAAGACCCGCGGACGCAAGTACAAGACGCCCAAGTCGATCCTCTTCGTCACCTCGAGCGAGTCCGGTCCGTCCCGTGCGGCCCGGAACCTCGCCGGTGCCGACGTGACGACCGCTGCGGAGGTCAACGCGGAGGATCTCGCGCCCGGTGCACAGCCGGGTCGACTGACCGTCTGGACCGAAAGCGCTCTCGAGGAGGTGGCTGACCGATGAGTTCGATCATCGAGCACCCGCTCGTGACGGAGAAGGCGATGAACGACATGGACTTCGAGAACAAGCTCCAGTTCGTCGTCAACCCTGACGCCACCAAGCCCGAGATTCGGGACGAAGTCGAGGAGCGCTTCGACGTCTCCGTCGACAACATCAACACCCAGGTAACGATGAAAGGGAAGAAGAAAGCGACAGTTCGCCTGTCCGAGGACGACGACGCCCAAGAAGTCGCCTCGCGAATCGGGGTGTTCTGACGATGGGACGACGCATCCTTGGACAGCGACGTGGTCGCGGTACCTCCACGTTCCGCGCCCCGTCGCACCGATACAAGGCAAAGCTCGATCACAAGAAGGAAGAAGACGACGACGTCGTCCGCGGCACGGTCGTGGACATCGAACACGACCCCGCGCGTTCGGCGCCGGTCGCGGCCGTCGAGTTCGAGGACGGCGACCAGCGCCTCGTCCTCGCTCCCGAGGGCGTCGCCGTCGGCGAGGAGATTCAGGTCGGCGTCTCCGCGGAGATCAAGCCGGGCAACACGCTCCCGCTCGCGGAGATTCCCGAAGGGGTACCGGTCTGTAACGTCGAGGCGAACCCGGGCGATGGCGGCAAGTTCGCTCGTTCCTCCGGCGTCAACGCGGACCTGATCACCCACGACCGCAACGCTGCGGTCATTCAGCTCCCCAGCGGCGAGGTCAAGCGCCTCGATCCGCAGTGCCGCGCCACTATCGGCGTCGTCGCCGGTGGCGGTCGCACGGAGAAGCCGATGGTCAAGGCAGGGAACAAGTACCACAAGATGAAAGCGCGCGGGACCAAGTGGCCCCGCGTCCGCGGTGTCGCGATGAACGCCGTCGACCACCCGTTCGGTGGCGGCGGCCGACAGCACCCCGGAAAACCGAAGTCCGTCTCGCGGGACGCCCCGCCGGGGCGGAAGGTCGGTGACATTTCCTCGCGCCGTACCGGCCGAGGTGGGAACAAATGAGCCAGGAGTACCGAACCGGCCGCGAAGGTGAGGAGTTCACCTACCGCGGTCACACGCTCGACGAGCTGCAGGACATGGAGCTCGAGGAAGTCGCGGAACTGCTGCCCGCACGCCAGCGGCGAAGTATCCAGCGCGGTCTCTCCGTCGAGAAGCAGAAGCTTCTCGAGGAGGCCCGTGAGAAAGACGAGGAAGAGACGGCGAACGCGCCGATCCGGACGCACCTGCGCGACATGCCGGTGCTGCCGGAGTTCGTCGGACTGACCTTCGAGGTCTACAACGGCCAGTCCTTCGAGCGCGTCCGCATCGACCCCGAGATGATCGGACACTATCTCGGAGAGTTCCAGCTGACCCGCACGTCCGTCGAACACGGACAGGCGGGGATCGGCGCGACTCGCTCGTCGAAGTTCGTCCCACTGAAGTGATCTACGCATGGGAATCAACTACTCAGTCGACGCGGACCCGGATTCCACCGCGAAAGCGATGCTCCGGGAGCGTCACATGAGCCACAAGCACAGCAAGGAGGTCGCCCGCGAACTCAAGGGCCGAACCGTCGCCGACGCGCAGGAGTACCTGCAGGACGTCATCGACCAGAAGCAGTCGGTGCCGTTTAAGTCGCACAACGCCGGTGCCGGCCACCGATCCGATCTCGAGGGCTGGGACGCCGGCAAGTACCCCGAGAAGGTCTCCGGCGAGTTCCTCGACCTCCTCGAGAACGTCGCGGCCAACGCCGACCACCAGGGCTTCGACGGCGAGTCGATGGAGATCGTCCACGTCGCCGCCCACAAGGTCGGCGAATCGGTCGGTCGCAAGCCCCGCGCGATGGGGCGTGCGTCCTCGTGGAACACGCCGCAGGTCGACGTCGAGATCGTCGTCGCGGAACCCGACGCAGAGGACGACTCCGACGAGGGTGATAACTAATGGCTGACGAACAACAATTCATCGAGAACGGCCTGCAGCGGTCCCAGATCGACGAGTTCTTCCAGGAAGAGCTCGGCCGCGCGGGCTACGGTGGCATGGAGGTCGCCAAGACGCCGATGGGCACCCAGATCGTCCTCAAGGCCGAAAAGCCCGGGATGGTCATCGGTAAAGGCGGCGAGAACATCCGGAAGGTCACGACCGCCCTCGAGGAGCAGTTCAACCTCGAGGATCCGCAGGTCGACGTGCAGGAGGTCGACGAACCCGACCTCAACGCACGCATCGTGGCCGACCGGCTGGCCAACGCTCTCGAGCGCGGCTGGTACTTCCGTAAGGCCGGTCACACGACGATCGACCGGATCATGGAAGCCGGCGCGCTCGGCGCCGAGATCGTCCTCTCCGGGAAGGTCACGGGCGCCCGCTCGCGCGTTGAGAAGTTCAACCGCGGCTACATCAAGCACAACGGCGAACCCGCCGAGGAGATCGTCGACGAGGGCCAGGCGACGGCCGTCATGAAGCTCGGGACGATCGGCGTCACGGTCAAGATCATCCCGCCGGGAGCCGAACTCCCCGACGACTTCGAGGTCAGCGAGGACGTCGACCCCGAAGAACTCGTCCCGGAGGCCGTCGAGGCCAACGAGGCCGAAGGCGTCGAGGAACTCCTCGAGGGCGAACCCGAAGAGGCAGACGCCGAAGCCGAGACCGAGGCGTCCGAGCCTGAGGCACCCTCCGACGAGGCCGAAGTCGACGAAGAGGTCGTCGAGGAAGTCATCGAAGAGGAAGTCGACGCCGAGGCCGACGAGGACTTCGAAGAAGTCGAGGTCCCCGAAGGCGACGAGGACGTCGAGGAAGAACTCGACGAACTCGAGGAAGACGTCGAAGCGGAAGCCGAAGAACTCGTCGAGGAGATGGAAGCCGAATCCGACGACGAGGACGACGAGGGAGGTGACGCCTAATGGCGATTCTCCACGTCGAAGAGATCCGCGACATGACCCCTGCCGAACGGCAGGAGGAACTCGAGGAACTCGAGACCGAACTGCTGAACGCGAAGTCCGTCCTCGCCGCCGGTGGCGCCCCGGAGAACCCGGGCCGCATCGGCGAACTGCGTCGCACCATCGCGCGGATCAAGACGGTCCAGCGCGAGGAAGGCGACCTCGAGGACGAAGCGGACGAATAACGATAACATGGCACTGACACCCGAGACCCTGCCGCGACACGAACTCAACGGCCTGCCGGTCCGCGTCGTCGAGAGTACCGACGACTCGCGGGTCGGGATAGCCGGCCGTGTCGTGATCGAGACGACGAAGACGCTCTCGATAGAGATTCGCGACGACGGCGAGTCTCGGGTCGTCACGGTGCCGAAATCGGGCTCGACGTTCGAGTTCGCGATCACAGATGACGCCGCCGACTCCGCCAAGGGGTCGGGGACCGCGTCCAAACTGGCCGACACTCAACCCTCTGCCGCCGGAAACGGTGCGGAGGAACGAGCCGGCGAGGGCGCGGCCTACGTTACGGTCGATGGATCGCGCTTGCTCTCACGACCCGCCCGACGCACGGAAACGAATGGTGATTCACCATGGCAATTGGACTAGACGTTGAAACCCCTCCGGAACCAGAAAACCCGGAGGAATACGACTACGAGAAGTGTCCGTTCTACGGCGAGCTCTCCGTTCGAGGCCAAGTCCTCGAGGGGACCGTCGTGTCGACGGACATGGAGAAGACCGTGGTCGTCGAGCGAGAGTACGACGTGGCTGTACCGAAGTACGACCGGTACATGAAGCGTCGCTCGCGCATCCCGGCTCACGTGCCGGGCGTGCTCGAGCCGCTCTCGGTCGGTGACACGGTCAAGATCGCAGAGACCCGACCACTGTCGAAGACCAAATCGCACGTGGTCGTCGAAGTAACCGAAGAGGCAACCGCGGAGGACGTCGCCGACCTCACCGGCCAGGCCGAGCCTGAGCCGGAGCTGTCGGCCGAGGACTTCGCGACCGAGGAGGGTGAAGAATAATGGAAGCGATGAAAGCCGACGTGACCCAGGGGCTCAAGAAGGGCTCGCTGGTCACGTGTGCCGACAACACCGGCGCACGCGAGCTGAAAGTCATCAGCGTCTCGGGCTACCACGGCACCAAGAACCGCCAGCCGAAGGCGGGTCTCGGTGACAAGGTCACGGTCTCCGTGACGAAGGGTACCCCCGAGATGCGCCGCCAGGTCCTCGAGGCCGTCATCGTTCGCCAGCGGAAGTCGATCCGCCGGCCGGACGGGACGCGACTGAAGTTCGAGGACAACGCGGCGGTCATCATCGACGAGAACGAGGAGCCCCGCGGGACGGAGATCAAGGGCCCGATCGCTCGCGAAGTCGCCGAACGGTTCGGCGCGATCGCCTCCACCGCGACGATGATCGTATAGAACAATGACGAAGCAACCACACAAACAGCGAACGCAGACGGAGCGAGCACCGCTGCACAAGCGGCAGAAACAGCTCCACGCGACGCTGTCCGACGACCTCCGCGAGGAGTACGATACCCGTCGCACCCGCGTCAACGCGGGCGACCGGGTCGAGGTCATGCGCGGCGACCACGCCGGCGAAGAAGGCGAGGTCATCCGTGCCATCCTCGAGGACGGCGTCATTCACGTCGAGGACGTGACGGTCGAGACGGCCGACGGCGAGGAAGTGCCCCGGCCGCTCGACCCCTCGAACGTCCGGATCACGGAGCTCGACCTCGAGGACGAGCGCCGCGAGGCGCGCCTCGAGGGCGAATCGGAAGGTGATAACGAATGACGAAACACCAGAAACGACTTTCGGTCCCGAAGACCTGGCCGGTCGAGCGCAAGACCGACACCTTCACCGTCAAGGCCGGCGCCGGCCCCCACGGTGAGGAGGGCGTCCCGCTCGTCGTCCTGCTGCGGGACGTACTCGGCTACGTCGACTCGACGAAGGAAGCGCGATACGCCCTCTCCGAGGACGCGATCCTCGTCAACGGGCAGCCGATCAACGACGAACAGCGTCCGATCGGCATCTTCGACATCATCGCCTTCCCCGGCCGCGAGGAGTACTACCGCGTCTTCCCCGACGAGGGCGGTCGGCTCGCGCTGACCGAGATCGACGCCGAGGCCGCGGAAAGCCGCCTCGGCAAGATCGACAACAAGCAACAGGTTCCCGGCGGCGATACGCAGCTGACGCTGCACGACGGGACTAACGTCCTCGTCGAGGACGGCGCCGAGTACAGCAGCAACGACTCGATCGTCATCGACAACGACGACAAGTCGATCGTCGCGCACTTCCCCTACGAGGAAGGTGCGCTCGTCACCGCGATCCGTGGCAACCACGGCGGGAAGATCGGCGAAGTCGAGACGATCGACGTGACTCCCGGCAGCGGCTCGAACACCGTCACCGTCGACACCGAGGACGGCGGCTTCGAGACCATCGAGGAGTACGTCGTCGTGATCGACGAGAACTTCACGGGTGATGACGAATGAGCGAGGCTGACTCGGAAGCCGACTTCCACGAGATGCGGGAACCCCGCGTCGAGAAGGTCGTCGTCCACATGGGCGTCGGTCAGGGTGGTCGCGAACTCGGCCGCGCGGAGGACATCATCGAGGAGATCACCGGACAGGAAAGCGTCCGGACCCAGGCGAAGAAGACCGAACCCGACTTCGGCATTCGCCAGGGCGACCCGATCGGCACGAAGGTTACCCTTCGTGGCGACGACGCCCACGAGTTCCTCGAGACGGCCCTCCCGCTGGCCGACCTCTCGGCCAGCCAGTTCGACGACACGGGTAACTTCAGCTTCGGGATCGAGGAACACACCGACTTCCCGAGCCAGGAGTACGATCCGAACGTCGGGATCTTCGGACTGGACGTCACCGTCAACCTGGTGCGTCCGGGCTACCGCGTCTCCAAGCGCGACAAGGCGACGCGCCCGATCCCATCGAAACACCGACTGAACCCCGAGGACGCCGTCGCGTTCCTCGAGTCGACCTTCGACGTCACCGTGGAGGGATCCGCAGATGAGTGAAAGCGAAACCGAAGCCGAAACTGAAACCGAAACCGACGCCCTCAGCACGGGCGAGCACGCCGCAAAGCGCACGGGGCAGGAAGAAGCCTGCCAGCGCTGCGGTCGCAAACAGGGTCTCGTCGGGAAGTACGACATCAACCTCTGTCGGCAGTGCTTCCGCGAGATCGCTCGTGACATGGGCTTCAAGAAGTATCGATAACATGACTGGGAACGATCCACTCAGCAACGCGCTTTCGGGCATCGACAACGCCGAAAGCGTGGGCCATCTGACCCACGAGGTAACGCCCGCCTCGAACGAGATCGGCAGCGTACTCGAGGTCTTCTACG is drawn from Halopiger aswanensis and contains these coding sequences:
- a CDS encoding 50S ribosomal protein L14, which produces MEAMKADVTQGLKKGSLVTCADNTGARELKVISVSGYHGTKNRQPKAGLGDKVTVSVTKGTPEMRRQVLEAVIVRQRKSIRRPDGTRLKFEDNAAVIIDENEEPRGTEIKGPIAREVAERFGAIASTATMIV
- a CDS encoding 50S ribosomal protein L23; this translates as MSSIIEHPLVTEKAMNDMDFENKLQFVVNPDATKPEIRDEVEERFDVSVDNINTQVTMKGKKKATVRLSEDDDAQEVASRIGVF
- the rpmC gene encoding 50S ribosomal protein L29, producing the protein MAILHVEEIRDMTPAERQEELEELETELLNAKSVLAAGGAPENPGRIGELRRTIARIKTVQREEGDLEDEADE
- a CDS encoding ribonuclease P protein component 1; the protein is MALTPETLPRHELNGLPVRVVESTDDSRVGIAGRVVIETTKTLSIEIRDDGESRVVTVPKSGSTFEFAITDDAADSAKGSGTASKLADTQPSAAGNGAEERAGEGAAYVTVDGSRLLSRPARRTETNGDSPWQLD
- a CDS encoding 50S ribosomal protein L2; the protein is MTMGRRILGQRRGRGTSTFRAPSHRYKAKLDHKKEEDDDVVRGTVVDIEHDPARSAPVAAVEFEDGDQRLVLAPEGVAVGEEIQVGVSAEIKPGNTLPLAEIPEGVPVCNVEANPGDGGKFARSSGVNADLITHDRNAAVIQLPSGEVKRLDPQCRATIGVVAGGGRTEKPMVKAGNKYHKMKARGTKWPRVRGVAMNAVDHPFGGGGRQHPGKPKSVSRDAPPGRKVGDISSRRTGRGGNK
- a CDS encoding 50S ribosomal protein L5, which encodes MSEADSEADFHEMREPRVEKVVVHMGVGQGGRELGRAEDIIEEITGQESVRTQAKKTEPDFGIRQGDPIGTKVTLRGDDAHEFLETALPLADLSASQFDDTGNFSFGIEEHTDFPSQEYDPNVGIFGLDVTVNLVRPGYRVSKRDKATRPIPSKHRLNPEDAVAFLESTFDVTVEGSADE
- the rplX gene encoding 50S ribosomal protein L24, which produces MTKQPHKQRTQTERAPLHKRQKQLHATLSDDLREEYDTRRTRVNAGDRVEVMRGDHAGEEGEVIRAILEDGVIHVEDVTVETADGEEVPRPLDPSNVRITELDLEDERREARLEGESEGDNE
- a CDS encoding 50S ribosomal protein L22, with product MGINYSVDADPDSTAKAMLRERHMSHKHSKEVARELKGRTVADAQEYLQDVIDQKQSVPFKSHNAGAGHRSDLEGWDAGKYPEKVSGEFLDLLENVAANADHQGFDGESMEIVHVAAHKVGESVGRKPRAMGRASSWNTPQVDVEIVVAEPDAEDDSDEGDN
- a CDS encoding 30S ribosomal protein S3 is translated as MADEQQFIENGLQRSQIDEFFQEELGRAGYGGMEVAKTPMGTQIVLKAEKPGMVIGKGGENIRKVTTALEEQFNLEDPQVDVQEVDEPDLNARIVADRLANALERGWYFRKAGHTTIDRIMEAGALGAEIVLSGKVTGARSRVEKFNRGYIKHNGEPAEEIVDEGQATAVMKLGTIGVTVKIIPPGAELPDDFEVSEDVDPEELVPEAVEANEAEGVEELLEGEPEEADAEAETEASEPEAPSDEAEVDEEVVEEVIEEEVDAEADEDFEEVEVPEGDEDVEEELDELEEDVEAEAEELVEEMEAESDDEDDEGGDA
- a CDS encoding 30S ribosomal protein S14; the encoded protein is MSESETEAETETETDALSTGEHAAKRTGQEEACQRCGRKQGLVGKYDINLCRQCFREIARDMGFKKYR
- a CDS encoding 30S ribosomal protein S19, with product MSQEYRTGREGEEFTYRGHTLDELQDMELEEVAELLPARQRRSIQRGLSVEKQKLLEEAREKDEEETANAPIRTHLRDMPVLPEFVGLTFEVYNGQSFERVRIDPEMIGHYLGEFQLTRTSVEHGQAGIGATRSSKFVPLK
- a CDS encoding 30S ribosomal protein S4e, producing the protein MTKHQKRLSVPKTWPVERKTDTFTVKAGAGPHGEEGVPLVVLLRDVLGYVDSTKEARYALSEDAILVNGQPINDEQRPIGIFDIIAFPGREEYYRVFPDEGGRLALTEIDAEAAESRLGKIDNKQQVPGGDTQLTLHDGTNVLVEDGAEYSSNDSIVIDNDDKSIVAHFPYEEGALVTAIRGNHGGKIGEVETIDVTPGSGSNTVTVDTEDGGFETIEEYVVVIDENFTGDDE
- a CDS encoding 30S ribosomal protein S17, with translation MAIGLDVETPPEPENPEEYDYEKCPFYGELSVRGQVLEGTVVSTDMEKTVVVEREYDVAVPKYDRYMKRRSRIPAHVPGVLEPLSVGDTVKIAETRPLSKTKSHVVVEVTEEATAEDVADLTGQAEPEPELSAEDFATEEGEE
- the rpl4p gene encoding 50S ribosomal protein L4 codes for the protein MEATVRNLDGDDAGSVELPAVFETNYRPDLIARAVRAAQANRKQDYGADEFAGLRTPAESFGSGRGMAHVPRQDGRGRRVPQTVKGRKAHPPKAEKDWTESINTKEKKLAVRSAIAATTDEELVAERGHEFDDDAEIPVVVDDEFEDLVKTKEVVSFLEAAGLADDIERADEGRSIRSGRGKTRGRKYKTPKSILFVTSSESGPSRAARNLAGADVTTAAEVNAEDLAPGAQPGRLTVWTESALEEVADR